One window of Ziziphus jujuba cultivar Dongzao chromosome 5, ASM3175591v1 genomic DNA carries:
- the LOC107421206 gene encoding phospholipase D alpha 1, with product MLDNQPTNPKWNESFRIYCAHYISHIIFTIKDGDLVGATLLGRAYVPVEQIINGNEVDRWVEILDEQHNPIHGNSKIHVKLKFLSVTQDPNWSRGIASPQYDGVPWTFFKQRTGCRVTLYQDAHVADDFKPSIFLRPGEAYQNHKCWVDIFDAISNAKHLIYINGWSVYTQVTLIRDPNGLQKPGSNLTLGELLKKKADEGVKVLMLVWDDRTSTEQWKKDGLMGTHDEETKAYFRKTKVHCVLCPRNPDDGRSIVQGFQISTMFTHHQKTVTVDCEGLQGGSEAERRIVSFIGGIDLCHGRYDTQDHPLLKTLGTIHHEDFHQPNFTGSSIKKGGPREPWHDIHCRLEGPAAWDVLYNFEQRWIKQVGDKLLIPPNQLDKITTYPLPVTTANDPETWNVQLFRSIDNGAASGFPQNPRDAANYGLVSGKNVIIDRSIQDAYIQAIRRAKDFIYIENQYFLGSSYGWKSTDINDADINALHLLPKELSLKIVSKIEAGERFTVYIVIPMWPDGIPESAQVQAMLDWQRRTIAMMYSDIIQALQRKGLAENPMDYLTFFCLGNRETEIPGEYIPPEAPEQDSDYSRAQKSRRFMIYVHSKMMIVDDEYITIGSANINQRSMDGARDTEIAMGGYQPHHLAGDTPARGQIHGFRLALWFEHLQVYDESFKYPQTVECIRKVNQIAQRN from the exons ATGTTAGACAATCAACCAACCAATCCGAAGTGGAACGAGTCCTTCCGCATATACTGCGCCCATTATATCTCACACATTATATTCACTATCAAAGATGGTGATCTTGTTGGGGCAACACTACTTGGAAGAGCTTATGTACCAGTTGAGCAAATCATCAACGGCAACGAGGTCGACAGATGGGTTGAGATCCTTGATGAACAGCACAATCCAATACATGGCAATTCTAAAATCCATGTAAAGTTGAAATTTCTCAGTGTAACACAAGATCCCAATTGGTCTAGAGGAATTGCAAGTCCTCAATATGACGGAGTTCCATGGACATTCTTCAAACAAAGAACAGGTTGCAGAGTTACACTTTACCAAGATGCCCATGTTGCTGATGATTTCAAGCCTTCGATTTTTTTACGTCCTGGAGAAGCTTATCAAAACCACAAATGCTGGGTGGACATTTTCGATGCAATTTCAAATGCAAAACACTTAATTTACATCAATGGTTGGTCTGTATACACTCAAGTAACTCTAATAAGAGATCCGAATGGTTTACAAAAGCCAGGAAGCAATCTCACACTTGGTGAGCTTCTCAAGAAGAAAGCAGACGAAGGTGTCAAAGTTCTTATGCTCGTTTGGGATGATAGAACTTCAACTGAACAATGGAAGAAAGATGGACTAATGGGTACTCATGATGAAGAAACCAAAGCTTACTTCCGGAAAACCAAGGTGCACTGCGTGTTGTGCCCCCGGAATCCAGACGATGGAAGAAGCATAGTGCAGGGATTTCAGATTTCTACAATGTTTACTCACCATCAGAAAACTGTTACGGTTGATTGTGAAGGATTGCAGGGAGGGTCAGAAGCAGAGAGGAGGATTGTGAGTTTTATTGGTGGTATTGATCTTTGTCACGGAAGATATGATACACAAGATCATCCGCTACTCAAAACCTTGGGAACTATTCACCATGAAGATTTCCATCAGCCAAATTTCACAGGCTCGTCGATCAAAAAAGGCGGTCCGAGAGAGCCTTGGCATGATATTCATTGTCGGCTCGAAGGTCCTGCTGCTTGGGATGTCTTGTACAACTTCGAGCAGAGATGGATTAAACAAGTAGGCGATAAGTTACTAATTCCACCAAACCAGCTTGACAAGATCACTACTTATCCATTACCTGTTACCACGGCTAATGATCCCGAAACCTGGAATGTCCAGCTTTTTCGATCCATCGACAATGGAGCTGCTTCAGGCTTTCCTCAGAACCCAAGGGATGCTGCAAATTACGGTCTTGTCAGTGGGAAAAATGTCATCATTGATAGAAGCATTCAGGATGCGTACATCCAAGCCATTCGCCGAGCCAAAGATTTCATCTACATCGAAAATCAGTACTTCCTAGGAAGTTCATATGGATGGAAATCGACCGATATCAACGACGCAGATATCAATGCTCTGCATCTACTACCAAAAGAGCTTTCACTGAAAATTGTCAGCAAGATTGAAGCAGGGGAGAGGTTTACTGTCTACATTGTTATCCCAATGTGGCCTGACGGTATTCCTGAAAGTGCTCAAGTTCAAGCTATGTTAGATTGGCAAAGGAGGACAATTGCAATGATGTATTCTGACATCATACAAGCACTTCAAAGAAAAGGATTGGCTGAAAACCCCATGGATTATCTGACATTTTTTTGCCTTGGTAACCGGGAGACAGAGATTCCAGGTGAATATATACCTCCAGAGGCACCAGAACAAGATTCCGATTATAGTAGAGCTCAAAAATCCCGGCGTTTCATGATCTATGTTCATTCTAAAATGATGATAG TTGATGATGAATACATAACCATTGGATCGGCCAACATAAACCAGAGATCGATGGACGGTGCAAGGGACACGGAGATTGCTATGGGAGGATACCAACCACATCATTTAGCAGGAGATACACCAGCAAGAGGTCAGATACACGGATTTCGATTGGCGCTCTGGTTCGAACACCTTCAGGTTTATGATGAATCCTTCAAATATCCACAGACAGTGGAATGTATCAGAAAAGTGAACCAGATTGCTCAAAGAAACTGA